The sequence below is a genomic window from Bacteroidia bacterium.
GATTGGTAGGAGAATCAGGTTGTGGAAAAACAACGCTGGGTCGTACCATTTTACGGCTTATTGAACCAACTTCGGGTCAGGCAATTTTTCAGGGAAAAGACTTAGCATCCCTTTCTCAAGCCGATTTAAGAGAAATTAGAAAAGATATTCAAATCATTTTCCAGGATCCATATTCCAGCCTGAATCCCAGAATTACAGTCGGACAGGCTATTATGGAACCAATGCAGGTGCATGGCATTTTAGGAAGTGATGCAGAACGAAAAACCAGGGTTATGGAACTTCTGACCAGGGTAAATATGCAGGAGCAACATTTTTTCCGCTATCCGCACGAATTTTCCGGAGGACAAAGGCAACGTATTTGCATTGCCAGAGCCTTGGCCCTTCGTCCTAAATTTATTATTTGTGATGAATCCGTTTCTGCACTCGATGTATCGATTCAGGCACAGGTTCTGAATTTATTAAACGAATTAAAGAGAGATAACCATTTCACCTATATTTTCATTAGTCACGATTTAAGCGTGGTTAAATTTATGAGCGACCGAATGGTGGTGATGAACAAAGGAAAAATTGAAGAGATGGGCGATGCGGATTCTATTTATGAAAATCCTCAAACCGAATACACCAAAAAGTTGATAGGTGCAATTCCAAAAGGAAGGCTGGAAGATATTGAAGCAGCTATTCGTTCCAAACAAGTGCGTTTAGATTCCATCACATTTTAAATCTATTTAAATGGATTCTTTATCACCTAATTTGTTCGTAAAGGATATCAATTCCAGTATTTCATTTTATAAAAAACTGGGATTTACCATCCTTAATCAGGTTCCGGAAACAGATGTACCAGTATGGGTTATGCTCCAATGTGGACAGGTGATAGTAATGCTGCAGAGTATGGAAAGTTTAGGTGAAGATATGCCTGAAATTAATCGTGGAAAAGGAGGTGCTTTAGTATTGTACATTCAAATAAAAGGTATCCGTTCGTTTTTTGAAAACTTGCAATCGCAGCAGGTAAAGATTTTAAAAGGTTTGGAAAAAACCTTTTATGGAGCTACCGAATTTACTATTGCTGATCCGGATGGATTTGTATTAACCTTTGCCGAAGACGAAGTCTAGTAAAATGGATGGTCCTGGAAGGATATTAACCAAGAAAAATTGATGTATTCACCGGGTTTTTTCCAGTTTATAGAAGATCATATTCAGGCAGATCCTGCAACCCTGGCCTTAAGGCAAAAGTCAGGAGCTGAATTTGATGTTAAATGGGCTCTGGAGCAAATTCATTGTTTACAGAAGGCAAAATACAAATTACCCACCTGGTATAAAGAACGCTGTTTATTTACCCGCAGAGCCTTGGAACAAGCAACTGCAGAGGAAGTTGCCCGCTATAAAGCCGGGTTATTTACAGGTGAGGTCTTGGTTGATTTAAGCGGAGGACTGGGTGTGGACGACTGGGCTTTTTCATCTGCATTTAAACAGGTGCTTAGTGTAGATTCTGACGAAGAATTGAATAAACTGGTAAGGTATAATTGGACGCG
It includes:
- a CDS encoding VOC family protein, producing the protein MDSLSPNLFVKDINSSISFYKKLGFTILNQVPETDVPVWVMLQCGQVIVMLQSMESLGEDMPEINRGKGGALVLYIQIKGIRSFFENLQSQQVKILKGLEKTFYGATEFTIADPDGFVLTFAEDEV